In Lodderomyces elongisporus chromosome 1, complete sequence, a genomic segment contains:
- the SUI2 gene encoding eukaryotic translation initiation factor 2 subunit alpha (BUSCO:EOG09263CAH), producing MSSTNCRFYENKYPEVDEVVMVNVQEIAEMGAYVKLLEYDNIEGMVLLSELSRRRIRSIQKLIRVGKNEVAVVLRVDKEKGYIDLSKRRVSAEDIVKCDERYNKSKAVHSILRHCAEKFNVPLEKLYETVGWPLSRKYGHAYDAFKRSITDPTIFEDLESPSAGVLEELKLYISRRLTPQAINIRADVEVSCFGYEGIDAIKSALKAAEAVSTEHMQVKAKLVAAPLYFLSVQSLDKNQGIALLETAIEKITESIESNGGVCKVNMAPKAVTASEDAELERMLVSKEADDKEDSDEDDE from the coding sequence ATGAGCTCAACCAACTGCAGGTTCTACGAGAACAAGTATCCCGAGGTGGATGAAGTCGTTATGGTCAACGTCCAGGAGATCGCTGAGATGGGTGCCTACGTCAAACTTTTGGAATATGACAATATCGAAGGTATGGTGTTATTGTCTGAGTTATCCAGAAGACGTATTCGTTCGATCCAGAAATTGATCAGAGTGGGGAAAAACGAAGTTGCCGTTGTCTTGAGAGTTGATAAAGAGAAAGGTTACATTGACTTGTCAAAGAGAAGAGTTTCAGCAGAGGACATTGTCAAGTGTGATGAGAGGTATAACAAGTCCAAGGCAGTCCACTCAATATTGAGACACTGTGCAGAAAAATTTAACGTACCGTTGGAGAAATTATACGAAACTGTTGGATGGCCATTGAGCAGGAAATACGGCCACGCTTACGACGCATTCAAGAGATCAATTACAGACCCAACTATTTTCGAGGACCTTGAGTCGCCATCAGCGGGAGTATTGGAAGAGTTGAAATTATACATCTCAAGAAGATTAACACCACAAGCAATCAACATTAGAGCAGACGTTGAAGTTTCATGTTTTGGATACGAAGGTATCGACGCCATCAAATCGGCTTTGAAAGCAGCAGAGGCAGTATCCACTGAACATATGCAAGTGAAGGCAAAATTAGTTGCTGCTCCATTATACTTTCTTTCAGTACAATCATTAGACAAAAACCAAGGTATTGCGCTTTTGGAGACAGCCATTGAAAAGATCACCGAGAGCATAGAGTCAAACGGTGGTGTGTGCAAAGTCAACATGGCACCTAAGGCCGTTACTGCCTCAGAAGATGCCGAGCTTGAGCGTATGTTGGTGAGCAAAGAAGCAGACGACAAGGAAGATTCCGACGAAGACGATGAGTAA
- the ATC1 gene encoding alpha,alpha-trehalase: MVSNEEDIYINHDPNPNFNSDSNSNSNSDPDPNYNFISRFTSTPSINSDSHLGSHPNSTFQSYLNRAKGKSSMIIMALIANFILFYSLHLLNVRFCEAFPYLVPEVEKESVFNNIFSSLEGLEDLVNSYENKDIFSQLKYSGQAFYDNELNVVGTLEFPLYNKYQRQPYVANGYIGSRIPNLGHGFTYDQLPDTCQYCEDDLSNGWPLFNKRFAGAFIAGFYDLQENTTGTNFPELLENGYESVIAAVPQWTTLNVAIEANGQNYTLDPSLETHEIGNITNYVQNMSLSNGIVTTQYTWLHNIDIKYTVVAHRAQPNLGLVTLDIQSRSDEVVNLRVEDILDFNTSQRCELTALGHDELGIYITFQPENVDSAHGAIYSRLIESLESAGATGASAVSNLEKVSDGERISQIAKITLEPFESTQINKVVGIVSSDSDPENLGTAKSVRESAKEAAQKYNNIQDILTTHNDAWTKLLGENPRVTFPSEPLLNLAARASVYHLLANTRPQAFGLTGAVGVGGLSSDSYAGMVFWDTDLWMFNGILPLMPSHAKSIVNYRLHLHEQAVQNVPEGYNGAVYPWTSGRYGNCTATGPCLNYEYHINTAVAMAAWELYISGASDELFLREYASTLINNAATFFSDYLVQWNDTLGQYTTSNLTDPDEYANHVDNGAYTNSGISLLMQWATMVGHILGEDVPDVYSQIAENIHIPSANNSQNITLEYSGMNSTVGIKQADVIMMTYPLANNLIDEEQGYINMEYYSMRQVSYGPAMTFPIFSIVASKLAVSGCASQSYLHKAVQPYLRGPFAQFSEQNNDDYKTNGGTHPAFPFLTAHGGFLQAALHGLTGMRHRLNVSDTGVIERFLFLDPIALPCLGEGVLFNSVFYNNHTISMSINQTHFTIENNGKTSDSQNADGFITLQLAERNPDHGTFVLSDGEKRSFALYKPEKSFVDSISECGDASFYNITEGAYGVTPISINDGDNTTRWQAKTNDTVGKILVDLHSIKNVSSVLFNWADRPPLSLKVSKYIGDKFTQVTDFLSQVDFGNEVYKNYRYANPNDKLYNQSEVFEEVSSQDVSISEPFSQEEFDQVLVPVRHNATLLDLEIQQCRFILIEVEGVHDNSSSEEDGDESYSDGAKLAEVAFF; this comes from the coding sequence ATGGTTTCCAACGAAGAAGACATATATATCAATCACGATCCCAACCCCAATTTCAATTCGGATTCGAATTCGAATTCCAATTCTGATCCCGATCCTAattataattttatttcacGGTTTACTTCCACTCCCAGTATCAATTCCGATTCACATTTGGGTTCTCATCCGAATAGTACATTCCAGCTGTATTTAAATCGAGCGAAGGGCAAGTCATCCATGATAATAATGGCGCTAATTGCAAATTTCATACTTTTCTACAGTCTTCATCTTTTAAATGTCAGGTTCTGCGAGGCGTTTCCATATTTGGTACCTGAAGTCGAGAAAGAGTCCGTTTTCAATAACATCTTCTCGTCGCTAGAAGGACTCGAAGACCTCGTCAACAGCTATGAGAACAAAGATATTTTTAGCCAATTGAAATACTCGGGCCAAGCCTTTTACGACAATGAATTAAATGTAGTGGGTACCCTTGAATTCCCACTATACAATAAATATCAGCGGCAACCGTACGTTGCCAATGGATATATTGGAAGCCGAATTCCAAACCTCGGCCATGGGTTCACTTATGACCAATTGCCTGATACGTGCCAATATTGCGAAGACGACTTGTCGAACGGATGGCCATTATTCAATAAAAGGTTTGCAGGTGCCTTTATTGCCGGATTCTACGATTTGCAAGAAAACACCACGGGCACAAATTTCCCTGAATTGTTGGAAAACGGATACGAAAGCGTTATTGCTGCCGTCCCACAATGGACCACGTTAAATGTTGCTATCGAAGCTAACGGTCAAAATTATACTCTTGATCCATCTTTGGAGACCCATGAGATTGGAAATATCACAAATTATGTTCAAAACATGTCACTCTCCAACGGGATTGTTACGACTCAATACACATGGTTGCACAATATTGATATCAAGTATACAGTAGTGGCACATAGAGCACAACCCAATCTAGGACTCGTTACCTTGGACATTCAAAGTCGCTCAGATGAGGTAGTCAACCTCAGAGTTGAAGACATTTTGGATTTCAACACATCACAAAGATGTGAATTGACGGCTTTGGGACACGACGAATTAGGAATCTACATTACTTTTCAGCCTGAAAATGTCGATTCTGCTCATGGAGCAATTTACTCAAGGTTAATTGAATCTTTGGAATCAGCAGGAGCGACTGGAGCAAGCGCAGTGTCGAACCTTGAAAAAGTTAGTGACGGTGAACGCATTTCACAGATTGCAAAGATTACTCTTGAGCCCTTTGAAAGCACTCAAATAAATAAGGTGGTGGGTATTGTTTCGTCTGATTCAGATCCAGAAAATCTTGGTACGGCAAAGTCAGTTAGAGAGTCGGCGAAGGAAGCTGCACAAAAATATAACAATATTCAAGACATTCTAACTACTCACAACGATGCATGGACAAAATTACTTGGTGAAAACCCGCGTGTTACATTTCCAAGCGAGCCATTGCTCAATCTTGCCGCGAGGGCTTCCGTTTACCATTTACTAGCAAATACAAGACCTCAAGCTTTTGGTTTGACCGGTGCCGTTGGTGTAGGTGGATTAAGTTCAGATAGTTATGCCGGTATGGTATTTTGGGACACTGATCTTTGGATGTTTAACGGAATTTTACCACTAATGCCATCACATGCCAAGAGCATTGTCAACTACAGACTTCATTTGCACGAGCAAGCAGTGCAAAATGTACCAGAGGGTTATAATGGTGCAGTTTATCCGTGGACAAGCGGAAGATATGGTAATTGTACGGCAACAGGGCCATGTCTAAATTATGAGTATCATATAAATACTGCTGTAGCAATGGCAGCATGGGAGCTTTATATTAGCGGTGCTTCAGACGAACTATTTTTGAGAGAGTATGCCTCAACATTGATCAATAATGCCGCAACGTTTTTCTCAGATTATTTGGTTCAATGGAATGACACATTAGGGCAATACACTACCAGTAACCTAACTGATCCAGATGAATATGCCAATCATGTTGATAATGGTGCTTACACGAATTCAGGGATTTCCCTTTTGATGCAATGGGCAACCATGGTTGGACATATTCTTGGTGAAGACGTGCCAGACGTATATTCACAGATTGCAGAGAATATACACATTCCTTCAGCAAATAATAGCCAAAATATTACTTTGGAATATAGTGGCATGAACTCAACTGTTGGAATTAAGCAAGCTGATGTCATTATGATGACATACCCTTTGGCAAATAACCTAATTGATGAAGAACAAGGATACATCAACATGGAATACTATTCAATGAGACAGGTAAGCTATGGTCCCGCAATGacatttccaattttttccattGTTGCATCCAAGCTAGCAGTCTCTGGTTGTGCTTCTCAATCGTATTTGCATAAAGCTGTTCAGCCATATTTAAGGGGCCCGTTTGCTCAATTTTCGGAGCAGAATAATGACGACTACAAAACTAATGGCGGCACACACCCCGCGTTTCCCTTTCTAACAGCACATGGTGGATTTTTACAAGCAGCTTTGCATGGACTTACTGGAATGAGACATAGGCTTAATGTAAGCGACACGGGTGTAATTGAAaggtttttgtttttggacCCGATTGCCTTGCCTTGTCTCGGTGAAGGAGTTCTATTCAATTCTGTTTTCTACAATAATCACACGATATCAATGAGCATTAATCAGACACACTTTACCATTGAAAATAACGGCAAAACAAGCGATAGTCAGAATGCAGATGGTTTTATAACATTGCAATTGGCCGAAAGAAATCCAGACCATGGCACTTTTGTATTGCTGGATGGAGAAAAGAGATCTTTTGCATTGTATAAACCGGAAAAAAGCTTTGTTGATAGCATCTCTGAGTGTGGCGACGCATCTTTTTATAATATCACTGAGGGTGCATATGGTGTAACCCCTATCTCCATCAACGACGGCGATAATACAACGAGATGGCAAGCTAAAACAAATGATACTGTGGGTAAAATCTTAGTTGATCTTCACTCGATAAAAAATGTATCTAGCGTCTTGTTCAATTGGGCTGATAGACCACCGCTTTCACTCAAAGTTTCAAAATACATTGGCGATAAGTTTACGCAAGTCACTGATTTCTTGTCTCAAGTAGATTTCGGCAATGAGGTGTACAAAAATTACCGTTATGCCAACCCAAATGACAAATTGTATAATCAAAGCGAAGTGTTCGAAGAGGTTTCATCACAAGATGTTTCAATTAGTGAACCATTTTCTCAAGAAGAATTTGATCAGGTTTTGGTACCTGTACGACACAATGCAACTTTACTAGATTTGGAAATTCAACAATGTCGTTTTATCTTGATCGAAGTTGAAGGAGTACACGACAACTCTTCTCTGGAAGAAGACGGCGATGAATCGTATTCTGATGGCGCAAAGTTGGCAGAAGTTGCATTTTTCTAA
- the RSB1_1 gene encoding phospholipid-translocating ATPase rsb1: protein MESIIDQYLTPWTPTFSPTTTSISSINPTNTVGLQLTFWELQEEIKTQTNTISLYFLSRHARAAAASYTLLSNQLLLASATAATAVTAAKTAVIEAEAPTTTASIDLAQITQEMLNATLCLKDLEWKANLYAIHLSVPFNALFAVLFLFILLFNINVGLVWGKTKYFSICLILGSLLEVIGYSARTAAHYNWSDPNLFLCQIITLTIAPAFIMAGVYYLLSQLVVIHGPQFSILRPRHISYIFIFCDVMSLLIQAAGGGTAAMALRLFEDTKSGTHIMVGGIAFQVLSMTIFLWFLFDFIYRINFKFGTMRFSIPNFWHIFFNTSHGKRLRETHNLESLYEPQHSDIRARTFFNYMPLAIVLASAFVYTRCIYRVIELSEGWRGYLITHEPFILALDALMIFLGCLVFTFLHPSIVFGRNAAKTLSIGKCYIKHNNCNDYYYKNRNSSSSSNSSNNDEIENNSYNIDKMKVFEQCTGDNATLDNEKQQQGNTYLHDKYNSYASTTSELTKNSVSSNQRQSPSTYSNPYLTPTRFEKYQSFRVPND, encoded by the coding sequence ATGGAGTCCATCATTGACCAGTACCTAACACCATGGACACCAACCTTCAGTCCCACAACCACATCCATAAGTAGTATCAACCCAACAAATACTGTTGGTCTACAATTGACTTTTTGGGAACttcaagaagaaataaaaactcaaacaaatacaatatCACTCTATTTTTTGTCACGACATGCTCGTGCTGCTGCCGCTTCTTATACACTACTAAGCAATCAACTACTATTAGCACTGGCTACCGCTGCTACTGCTGTTACCGCTGCTAAAACTGCAGTCATTGAAGCAGAAGCACCCACAACAACTGCTAGTATCGATTTGGCACAAATAACACAAGAGATGCTAAATGCAACCCTATGCTTAAAAGACTTGGAATGGAAGGCAAACCTTTATGCTATACATTTATCAGTTCCCTTTAACGCATTGTTTGCCGTGTTGTTCCTCTTCATCTTATTATTCAATATTAATGTGGGATTGGTCTGGGGCAAGACAAAGTACTTTTCAATCTGCTTGATTTTGGGAAGTTTATTGGAAGTTATTGGCTACTCTGCTAGAACTGCTGCTCATTACAATTGGTCAGATCCAAACTTATTCTTATGCCAAATCATTACCTTGACTATAGCACCGGCATTTATCATGGCTGGTGTTTATTATCTATTATCTCAATTGGTAGTTATCCACGGGCCGCAATTCTCAATTTTAAGACCCCGACATATATCGTACATATTCATCTTTTGCGACGTCATGAGTTTGTTGATCCAGGCCGCAGGCGGCGGGACAGCTGCCATGGCTTTAAGGTTGTTTGAAGACACCAAGCTGGGTACCCATATCATGGTTGGTGGAATCGCCTTCCAAGTGCTATCAATGACAATATTTTTGTGGTTCTTATTTGACTTCATATACCGAATAAACTTCAAATTCGGCACCATGAGGTTCTCGATTCCTAATTTTTGGCACATATTTTTCAACACAAGTCACGGTAAGAGATTACGTGAGACACATAATTTGGAAAGTTTGTATGAACCTCAACATCTGGACATCCGCGCAAGAACGTTCTTCAATTACATGCCGTTGGCAATAGTATTGGCCTCGGCCTTTGTCTATACCCGATGTATATATCGAGTCATTGAGTTGTCTGAAGGCTGGCGAGGATACTTGATCACGCATGAGCCCTTTATACTAGCATTGGATGCATTAATGATCTTTCTCGGTTGTCTTGTTTTCACTTTCCTTCATCCATCAATCGTGTTTGGCAGAAATGCTGCAAAAACACTTTCCATTGGCAAATGCTATATCAAACATAATAATTGCAACGACTATTATTacaaaaatagaaacagcagcagcagtagcaaCAGCAGTAACAAcgatgaaattgaaaataacaGCTACAACATTGATAAAATGAAAGTCTTTGAACAGTGTACTGGGGATAATGCAACTTTAGATAACGaaaagcagcaacaagGCAACACTTATCTTCACGATAAATACAATTCGTATGCCTCCACTACAAGCGAATTGACTAAAAATTCTGTTTCTTCCAACCAACGACAATCTCCGTCGACTTATAGCAATCCATACCTAACACCAActagatttgaaaaatatcaATCATTTCGAGTACCAAACGATTAA
- the RPL34B gene encoding 60S ribosomal protein L34B — protein sequence MAQRVTYRRRNPYNTRSNKIKVVKTPGGKLVAQHVKKAASRVKCGDCGSALAGISTLRPREFAQVSKTHKTVQRAYGGSRCANCVKERIVRAFLIEEQKIVKRVLKEQEDKEKKASAKKTGKK from the exons ATGGCTCAACGTGTTACCtacagaagaagaaacccAT ataACACCAGATCCAACAAGATCAAGGTTGTCAAGACCCCAGGTGGAAAATTAGTTGCTCAACACGTCAAGAAGGCTGCTTCAAGAGTCAAATGTGGTGACTGTGGTTCAGCTTTGGCTGGTATCTCAACCTTGAGACCAAGAGAATTTGCCCAAGTTTCAAAGACTCACAAGACCGTCCAAAGAGCTTACGGTGGTTCAAGATGTGCCAACTGTGTCAAGGAAAGAATTGTGAGGGCTTTCTTGattgaagaacaaaagattgTCAAGAGAGTGTTGAAGGAACAAGAAGacaaggagaagaaggcTTCAGCTAAGAAGACTGGTAAGAAGTAA
- the SEC31 gene encoding protein transport protein S31 (BUSCO:EOG09260A98) — protein sequence MVKIGEINRTSTFAWSSDALPLLATGTVAGAVDINFTSSATLEIWEIFSPTKKNEPIFTASVEHKFYALAWSKPFENRPKGLIAGAFEDGTVEFWDADVLIKSKNLKKASVHKSTKHSGGAVKSLQFNPIQHHVLVTGGSNGQIFVWDTKTFGEPFSPGQAMTPMDEISCVAWNNSVSHILASTGNSGYTSIWDLKSKKEVLHLSYTGATGKANFSHVAWHPTKSTKLVTASDSESCPVILTWDLRNSNAPEKVMEGHKKGVLSLDWCKQDPELLISSGKDNATILWNPIEGKKLGEYPTTANWAFKTRFAPSAPDIFATASFDGKIIVQTIQDTSPPVSTKVSASHDDNEFWSELSVTETQQPVFEVKQAPVWLKNPVSVSFGFGSKLVVVGKDANGKSTLKVTKFLVKGHERAENLLKHLKSENYDAIVDYHLQGPAINEQDKSDWEVLKSLSKNGKQGLFDDEEDGSDTTEEKKNSANKEDADADATTKDKDIENGKDGKDDTANAANDGDGDDDFFAHLGNGSTRQTVETYSPSGDFDIYNSQTSKSDKKLTKLILKNKIDDAVDSCLEQDNLLEALVLALDSSAQVKEKVKNAYFSKHKESSLARVIYNATEKNVTDLVAHANVKNWKDIASGISAFATDSEEYSSKISELGDRILHHDKSARDEAITCYIAGGALDKIANLWLQELPQYEADLLKTDDKNISSPSEARLQALTSFVEKIETFKYYAKLGSVLSGPLVEPISKTILEFVNLISGAGEFELANKLLMLLPGDIAGVEKERISKATGKDTKPIVSEGSAARASVSSSKYSKIPRKSLTSANANANANANVNSNASSTGALPTPATNILPPLANHHIQGQTPSFVQPQPQTAFGQLPTPSTSSAYPTAPVAKSNPYAKPNPYTPNNIYKTSPVPQPSVAPQASFSGTAPPPPPAVQKANSKEGWNDLPETFKSKTTAPRRAAATGTPAPLVAPVASLGNQPNVAQPHFGPPKRTISTNSFAPPPPKSVSRASSKNSVPVAAIASPKPPAPPTTKYAPPAGSSPLYQQTPSSSTPPTASASPRTVKKNPYAPTTETIPPKISYATPPPQSIATGPPTPVVPPPKNPYAPPPAANTSYGPTSGIALPIAPPQQSFGSAMQTPVQPAFNGFPAPPPTGPSPAMRAQVKEQPPAKEPTPEVIAPKHPKGDRTHIPEDALPIYELLSKVVDAIKPNIPEKYARHGADMEQRLNILFDHLNNEELSSALIASLKQVSTALESKDFESAKGVDIDIATNYSDELGNWHTGLKRLITMAEAMY from the coding sequence ATGGTCAAGATTGGTGAAATTAACCGTACATCAACATTTGCATGGAGTCTGGATGCCTTGCCTCTTTTGGCAACAGGTACAGTTGCCGGAGCTGTTGATATAAATTTCACTTCCTCAGCCACTTTGGAGATTTGGGAGATATTCTCACctacaaagaaaaacgaaCCTATTTTCACTGCTTCTGTCGAACACAAATTTTATGCATTGGCATGGTCAAAGCCATTCGAAAATAGACCTAAAGGATTGATTGCTGGAGCATTTGAAGATGGAACAGTTGAGTTTTGGGATGCAGATGTGTTgatcaaatccaaaaatcTTAAAAAGGCTTCTGTCCACAAGTCAACTAAACACTCTGGAGGTGCGGTAAAGTCCTTGCAATTCAACCCCATACAGCATCACGTTTTAGTAACCGGAGGCAGCAACGGCCAGATATTTGTTTGGGATACAAAGACTTTTGGCGAACCTTTTTCTCCAGGACAAGCAATGACTCCCATGGACGAAATCAGCTGTGTTGCATGGAATAACTCAGTTAGTCATATCTTGGCAAGCACTGGTAATAGTGGTTACACTTCTATCTGGGACTTGAAATCCAAAAAAGAGGTTTTGCACTTGTCGTACACTGGAGCAACGGGCAAGGCAAATTTTTCGCATGTCGCATGGCATCCAACCAAATCGACCAAGTTGGTAACAGCAAGTGATAGTGAATCTTGTCCAGTGATTTTGACTTGGGACTTGAGAAACTCCAATGCTCCAGAAAAAGTTATGGAGGGTCACAAAAAGGGAGTCTTGTCTTTGGATTGGTGTAAACAAGACCCCGAACTTTTAATCTCAAGTGGCAAAGATAATGCTACAATCTTGTGGAACCCTATTGAAGGTAAAAAATTGGGAGAATACCCAACAACTGCTAATTGGGCATTCAAGACAAGATTTGCACCTTCTGCGCCGGATATTTTTGCAACTGCTTCATTCGATGGTAAAATTATCGTCCAAACAATTCAGGATACTTCGCCACCGGTATCGACAAAAGTCTCAGCATCGCATGACGACAATGAATTTTGGAGTGAGCTTTCAGTGACCGAAACACAGCAACCCGTCTTTGAAGTAAAGCAAGCTCCCGTATGGTTAAAAAACCCTGTTAGTGTCTCGTTCGGGTTTGGATCAAAATTGGTGGTTGTTGGGAAAGATGCCAATGGCAAATCGACTTTGAAAGTGACTAAATTCTTGGTAAAGGGGCACGAGAGAGCAGAGAATTTACTCAAACATTTGAAGAGCGAAAATTACGATGCAATTGTTGATTATCATTTACAAGGTCCAGCAATTAATGAACAGGACAAGTCTGATTGGGAAGTCCTCAAGTCATTGTCAAAGAATGGAAAGCAAGGTCtttttgatgatgaggaagaTGGATCGGATACGActgaagagaaaaagaactcTGCCAATAAAGAAGATGCTGATGCCGATGCTACCACCAAAGACAAAGATATTGAAAACGGCAAGGATGGCAAAGATGATACTGCAAATGCTGCAAATGacggtgatggtgatgacgATTTCTTTGCTCATCTTGGAAATGGCTCTACGCGTCAAACCGTAGAAACATATTCCCCTTCCGGAGATTTTGATATCTACAACTCGCAGACCTCTAAAAGTGACAAAAAGTTGACCAAattaattttgaaaaataagatCGATGATGCAGTTGACTCTTGTCTAGAGCAGGATAATTTATTGGAAGCTTTGGTATTGGCTTTGGACAGTTCTGCTCAAGTGAAAGAGAAAGTCAAAAATGCATATTTTAGCAAACATAAGGAAAGTAGTTTGGCCAGAGTAATTTATAATGCAACCGAGAAAAACGTGACCGATCTTGTCGCACATGCCAATGtcaaaaattggaaagacATTGCTCTGGGAATTTCGGCGTTTGCAACCGACTCCGAGGAGTATAGTTCCAAGATCTCTGAATTGGGAGATAGGATCTTGCATCACGACAAGTCTGCTAGAGATGAAGCTATAACATGTTATattgctggtggtgcttTGGACAAAATTGCCAATCTTTGGTTGCAAGAATTACCACAATACGAGGCTGATTTATTGAAAACTGACGACAAAAACATTTCCTCTCCATCAGAGGCTCGTTTACAAGCATTAACAAGCTTTGTCGAAAAGATTGAGACGTTCAAGTACTATGCGAAGTTGGGATCGGTATTGTCCGGTCCACTTGTTGAGCCGATTTCGAAAACCATCTTGGAGTTTGTCAATCTCATTTCGGGAGCTGGTGAATTTGAATTAGCTAAtaagttgttgatgttattACCTGGGGACAttgctggtgttgaaaaggaaagaatttCTAAAGCCACTGGCAAAGATACCAAACCTATTGTATCCGAAGGTTCTGCTGCTAGAGCTTCagtttcatcatcaaaataCTCTAAAATACCTAGAAAATCTTTGACTTCTGCAAATGctaatgcaaatgcaaatgcaaatgttAATTCGAATGCTTCTTCTACTGGGGCTTTGCCAACACCAGCTACAAACATTCTCCCGCCCTTGGCAAATCATCACATCCAAGGTCAAACGCCGTCATTTGTGCAACCTCAACCACAGACTGCATTTGGACAACTTCCTACACCTTCCACTTCTTCCGCTTATCCAACAGCACCAGTTGCAAAATCGAACCCATATGCCAAGCCTAACCCTTATACACCAAACAATATCTACAAAACGTCTCCTGTTCCTCAACCTAGCGTTGCACCACAAGCCTCCTTTTCTGGAACTGCTccacctcctcctcctGCAGTGCAAAAGGCGAATAGCAAAGAAGGATGGAACGACTTGCCAGAAACATTTAAACTGAAGACCACGGCTCCACGTCGTGCAGCAGCTACAGGAACTCCTGCTCCTTTAGTCGCACCTGTGGCATCCTTGGGAAATCAACCGAATGTTGCGCAACCTCATTTCGGGCCACCAAAGAGAACAATCTCGACCAACAGCTTTGCTCCACCTCCACCCAAAAGTGTTAGTCGCGCGTCATCGAAAAACTCGGTGCCAGTAGCTGCTATCGCTTCACCAAAGCCGCCTGCTCCACCAACTACCAAGTATGCACCACCAGCAGGAAGCAGTCCTTTGTATCAGCAAACTCCTTCCTCAAGTACTCCGCCAACGGCTAGCGCCTCTCCTCGAACTGTGAAGAAGAATCCATATGCGCCAACTACTGAAACTATACCTCCTAAGATTTCATATGCTACCCCTCCTCCACAGCTGATTGCTACTGGTCCACCAACACCAGTAGTTCCGCCACCAAAGAACCCATATGCCCCTCCACCTGCGGCAAATACCAGCTACGGTCCAACTTCAGGAATTGCACTTCCTATTGCACCTCCGCAACAATCATTTGGTTCAGCCATGCAGACTCCAGTGCAGCCAGCTTTCAATGGGTTCCCAGCTCCTCCACCAACTGGTCCATCGCCAGCCATGCGTGCGCAGGTCAAAGAGCAACCACCCGCTAAAGAACCTACACCCGAAGTGATTGCTCCAAAACATCCAAAGGGGGATAGAACACATATACCTGAAGATGCATTACCCATTTATGAGTTGTTGAGtaaagttgttgatgcaATAAAACCTAACATTCCTGAAAAGTATGCTAGACACGGTGCTGATATGGAACAAAGGTTGAACATTCTTTTTGACCATTTAAATAACGAAGAGCTCTCTTCTGCATTGATAGCATCGTTGAAGCAAGTAAGTACTGCTTTGGAAAGTAAAGATTTTGAGTCAGCAAAGGGTGTTGATATTGACATTGCAACCAACTACAGCGATGAATTAGGAAACTGGCACACTGGTCTCAAACGACTTATCACCATGGCCGAAGCAATGTATTAA